The genomic region TTCATGCCTCTAACAGCACCAGAGCGCTATCATGGTATATTGAAGTATCGACTTTGATTGCTGACATTAGGCCATGGATGTAAATGAACACCCATGCTTATGCATgcaacaattttgaaacaaatatgccAACCCAGTACGAAGGGCAATGACAATATACACTTCACAATGTTACACAATATTAGAGGCATTTCAAAACGAATCTAAAACAATTGGGTACAAACCAAAGTTTTCGAATTGGGAGAAATGATGTTTAGTTTAAATGTGGATAACCCATGATATAAAAGTCAGATTTTCCACACAGGCTAACAAAGAGTACAGAAGTTGTCTCGATTCCCTACCGAACACAAAGTTGTCTGGTCTGAAGATCTGTCCAAACGGTCCGGACCTGACGGAGTCCATGGTACCCGGCTCCAGGTCCACCAGCACGGCGCGGGGAACGTACTTGCCGCCTGGAAACCAAATTAAACACTTTGAAACTACATGCTTATAGTTAAGGGGTCTTGGAAAAAACGTACTAACGTATCTGTTATTGGTGCATCttatgtaatatattatttGGCTCTTCAATTCAGGCGATATAGTATACATCGGGAGTATTTAAAAACTATTGATCAACGTACGAGAGTTATATACAAGGATTCCGTCTTTAAAAAGTAACACATCTGCTGGTGAATAGATGGACTGATTTTAACCGACCGTCCAAGCCGTACAAACCTGTGGCTTCATTGTAGTAGACGTTGATTCTCTCGAGCTGGAGGTCCGAGTCACCGTGGTAGGTGCCTGTGGGGTCAATGCCGTGCTCGTCAGAGATAACCTCCCAGAACTGAGGGAAAGATGTAATTGTGATATAAAGGATTTATCTTAAAACAAAGTTCCCTATAATTtatgatacatatataatacaatttattatgaagtttaataagtttacttattatatatagtttatgttatgaataatactAGTATAACATTAATAAACTTAATGTTTAACAGTACATTATTACAATCCTAATGTCTTTCCATTACTATCCATAATGTAACCCATCGTCGGTAACAAAGTGTCTCTCGTGGCTATCCGACGATGGATCATATCAATATGTTTGTCGGATATCATGCCTCTTAAGCGCAATGAATACGGGGATGATGCATGGGTCCGCCGATCATTGATTGCCATGGTCGTCGGCCACAATACAATGCTCGTCGGCGTCGGCCAGTATGTTTATAACCGTGGTACCGGTGATATTTATGACGAAAAGCTATAACTTTACGACAAACCAGTATTGTTCATGTTCTTCTAAGATGTATTATTGGAGAGAAGAGGCGGGTTAAAAAGGCATCGcttaatcaaacattaaatcAAACCTTATATGATACTACATGGGGCCAACTCTGTATGCTAATTTAGAATAAGTCCACTACCAAATTCTGGCTTATGACGTAAACTGTTATTAAATAGTTCGAAATACAAAAGCTTCGCAACCACTATTATTACGCTGATAATTGGTAGTATTCACAAATATTTGAGAATAATCTCCGCCGGGTCCTTAACATGATAGTCAACAAGCACTTGAGGATCCCGGCTGACAATCATTGTCAGGAAATATAAGATGATGCACCGAACTAAATCACGACCATTTTTATGTAATTAGGCAACATGCCCACAAAAAGAACTGCATGGTTTTAAACTGCATTTAAAGCGCTTTTTGTAAATTGATATGAACAtgctttttaaataaacttcaaTGCCGTCGAATCATCAACGCCAAAATGCAGATTCGGCAGTTTAGAAGGAATAAAACGGAACTttctaataattttattatccaAAGccttttgaaatattcattacatCCTCACATTTCAAGCTGTTTAGAGTAcgttacattttctttttatggtgtgttatttttatacgtTTTCAGATTTTCGATAATTTATAACTTGATAAAACGCaatgtaaatgatattaaatacatttttacaatacgTTCAAAGACATGGGATCATAATAGTTTTAGTattatcaaaattgttttcatacttaTGATACAAACATATGATAATGAAAGAGTATTTATGACAAAACTTACActtataatgaaaatgaaacatctTAAAAGAGTCCTACCTTAGCACCAATCTGGTTGCCGCACTGGCCAGCTTGCATGTGAACAATTTCCCTCATGTTGatttgttaattgtttgttttttggtctTTAAAAGATTAAATGGGCTCCGTACCCTTTCGTCTTGTTCTTTCTAATGAACTCACCGATGTAAAGAGCGATTTATATCGGAGCCCAAGAGCCCAGTGTCATCTATTGTTTACACAATGTATTCTTGCGCCAGTCCTAAAAGTAGTCCTCCGCGCGTTGGCAAAACAGatttaaacacatacaaatattgtCTCAACGCGTTAGAAACATTTGATACAATTGTTATCTTCCAATCCATtgaagaattgttttaatttgttatctaaGTTATCTGCACATCTCAAATTTATTGTCGTATTCTAATATCACCTAGGTGTAAGATGTCATTAGAAATGCGTTAGAATACGAGTATATCAATTGTCTTGCTAGTGAGAAATAGCAAACTCTAGGAGGCgaaaaagtgaaacaaatgtttacattttaatcgCCCATGTTtcaccaaatatatatattagttcaGCTATGTGCTTGCAAACGCGTTTCGAAACAACTTTGACTATGAAACGATTCGAATTTTCAACTCAACTCATctcaattttattgaaaataaaggaCCCCGGCCCACAATAGAGCGTAAAACAAAGTTtacaataatagtataataGTGCCCCCCACCCCACTACTTTCTTgacatgatttttttccaatcgcaatcattatttgtaaaacaaagtaTGCTACCTGTTTAACAATTCACGCCTCATGGTTATTCATTTgctgataaaatgaaatttgaaatttgaatccATGCAATCATAATATCTTAACATGCTCAATTCTTTAGTGTCGCATGGACTCTCACTGTTATgcgccagtcaattgtaacaagccccccccccccctcccccaaccACCCCACCATTCCTAAATTAAATCATGAGATTGGCCATTCAAACTGTCATATGGCAAGGTATATATCGGACaatcaaaaaatgaatgttgCGCTGTCATGAAATTGGACTATCacaaatgaaatcatttttaatgacCAGTATCGTGCTatcacgacattcattttttagaAGTCCACTGTCCAATGTCGTTCCAGCACGACATCCATTTCTTTTAATGTCCAATACGACTCGtgacattctttttttcaatgtcaaatgtcgtgtCAGGATGACAATCatcttttgaatgtccaatgtcgtgacAGCACGACATTCATCTTTTGAATGTCCACTGTCGTGAAAGCACGACATTCAtcttttgaatgttcaatgtcgtgacagcacgacattcatcttttgaatgtccaatgtcgtgacAGCACGATATTTATCTTtagaatgtccaatgtcgtgacAACACgacattcatcttttgattGTTCAATGTCGTGACAACACGACATTCatcttttgaatgtccaatgtcgtgacagcacgacattcatcttttgaatgtccaatgtcaaatgtcgtggCAGGATGACAATCGGTTTATTATTTCCAAAGGCGTGCCAGCACGGCATTTCTTTTTGATTGCCCAATGTCGTGACAGCATGCCATTCATCTTTTGAAATGAAGAATGTCGTGACAGCACGACATTCATCTTTGTATGTCTATGTCGAAAGCCAAATGTTTAGCCAACTTCAACCCAATATTTCAGTTCTCCGATTTCTTGTCAATATTACGAAAATATTGAGTcttaaaatataagttttgtcaacatttttggGTGTCAATGCTTTCGTGTTTTACACAGGAAAGGAGATTGGTACGATAGGggttcgacgccattttttcaGTTAcgttattatattatgtaaatagaaCTATTTACCGTacagtcaaaacaaaacatgaatatgTCGCACCCAGGGAGACGGTACTAGGGTGCACACGGGCGGTTTTAGTATTCGACATTTAAGGGGCGTAAGATTTTGatttgcgcccctccctcagaatcgaaatttatttgttttaaggtGTTGACAGGGGGGTTGAGGGTACTCCCCCATGAACAAAGTTTAACAATTTCTGGTCAaaaatggtgcattctgggtgaatcttgtaacatttttatcctatattgaaaatagtaaACTTTGACTATTTAAGGCAGGGGCGCCGGGTTCGCCACCCTCCCTGGATCCGCTTAGTGGTGCATTGTTCCACAGATTGTATGTAAGTACATTCATTAATGCCATGTAcatgatcacaatttgtcccaGTTTGCTTATTTACAGTGGCAGTATCCGTTTACAATGTGCCATATCAACACTgttcaatattgttttgattaacATCTTGAAAAGCCCGTAAACAATACTAGAAGATAAGTGTTAATCAGCTAATCTCTGGCTTGCGTGAGAACCATTAAGGCAAATATTTGGACACAATTTTAAGACGATACAATCAACCTATCAAAGTCAATTTAATTGTGAAGTGATGGTTTAAGATAATTAAACAACGCGGACCAGTTATTGCGTATTGTTATAACTAAGGACAATATTTACATGAAtgtaagataaatatatatgaacaaacAAAAGTTGTGAATCGCGAATTTAAACTAACGTTATCTCATTAGCAGAAGATGAAAAATCGTCAATCTTTAATTTACAATTCTTAAGCAATATTCATGAATaacgttttatcaaatatttcttaaacttaaaatctttattttgaaatgttggcCAAAACTGACATTAGGTACGATCAAAGCATGTATTAGTTTAAACAGTGTAATAGTATAGTTTTTTAACCTTATATCTactattatgttttttaatcattaaattgtATACTGATATATGTTGagaaataacaaacaaaaacattgctATGTTGAAATAGTTCCGATGAAATTGCTATATTCCATACAAAAAGACATGCAAAAGACTCCGTGGCTCAGCGGTAAAGGATTCCGGAGTACGAATCCAGAGGACAGAATAACCGATCCGACTGCCGCTGGgataatgttattttctaatGTATTGTTCTctgttttctgttttcatttgtatttctaaaaacctctcaataatataatattatttttcttgattttttttcaaaattatggaagcgtatatcatTCATACTGGTATTGTGACAATGTAGTCTTGTCGACTTGTCAAAATTATGTCGACGTGTTAATGTACTTAGTGTTTATGCTGACATTAGTTTGATCGACAAATCAGGCTGCCCACGCTACGTCGACTTTCATGATGATAACTCGTCAAGCCATCCTCAACTAGTTATGTCGATAGAATATAAGTCGTTATATCCACCTGATGTAAATGAGTGGACAAGTCGACATTATTTGACAATATGTCGTGTTATAACTCGTCAAGCCAACATAAAACAAGTCGCCAAGACAACATGACCACATTATCAGGGTATAGGATGTACGTTTCCATACgtataacataaaacaagttgtcaatACTACATGATCACATTATAAGAGTATACGATGTACGCTTCCATACGTATTCATATGCTTCCATACGtacaacataaaacaagtcgACATGACAACATGATCACATTATCAGAGTATACGATGTACGCTTCCATACttataacataaaacaagtcgACAAGACAGCATTATCAGTGTATACGATGTACGCTTCCATACttataacataaaacaagtcgACAAGACTGCATTATCAGTGTATACGATGTACGCTTccatacatataacataaaacaagtcgACAAGACTGCATTATCAGTGTATACGATGTACGCTTccatacatataacataaaacaagtcgACAAGACTGCATTATCAGTGTATACGATGTACGCTTccatacatataacataaaacaagtcgTCAAGACTGCATTATCAGTGTATACGATGTACGCTTccatacatataacataaaacaagtcgACAAGACAGCATTATCAGTGTATACGATGTACGTTTCCAGATGTACGCTTCCATACgtataacataaaacaagtcgACAAGACTGCATTATCAGTGTATACGATGTACGCTTccatacatataacataaaacaagtcgACAAGACTGCATTATCAGTGTATACGATGTACGCTTccatacatataacataaaacaagtcgACAAGACTGCATTATCAGTGTATACGATGTACGCTTccatacatataacataaaacaagtcgACAAGACTGCATTATCAGTGTATACGATGTACGCTTccatacatataacataaaacaagtcgACAAGACTGCATTATCAGTGTATACGATGTACGCTTCCATACttataacataaaacaagtcgACAAGACTGCATTATCAGTGTATACGATGTACGCTTccatacatataacataaaacaagtcgACAAGACTGCATTATCAGTGTATACGATGTACGCTTccatacatataacataaaacaagtcgACAAGACTGCATTATCAGTGTATACGATGTACGCTTccatacatataacataaaacaagtcgACAAGACTGCATTATCAGTGTATACGATGTACGCTTccatacatataacataaaacaagtcgACAAGACTGCATTATCAGTGTATACGATGTACGCTTccatacatataacataaaacaagtcgTCAAGACTACATGGCCACATTATCAGAATATACGATGAAAGCTTCCATAcgtatatataagtataaatatacacTGTTTGCACGCCAAACAAAGATGATATTGTTCTTGCTTGTCTTTTCCTTAACCCATTATCATAGAAGATATTGCTACAATTCATTTCACTTGGAGGAACATTACCCCATGGTTTGACAGGTGCTTCTCATTTGTGCTAATCATGTagtctttataaaatatttacaaaaatcatATCATGGAAACATTCAAGGGCTTTTTATGTTGAATCATCCTCGTTTTGAAAAATCACGAGTCGTAGACTTTATTAGAGCTTGTCTGATATTTACTTAGAGAAAATGTCTGATTTAGTACGCGATTAGTGTAAATAAAGCCTATGTgacaaaaaagataaacatgGATACATCTAATTACTCGGGATATAAATAAGTTTTGCCTTATTTGATTGCCAAAACGGACGATTTAAGTTGAAGTTTGCAGGTTGCTTATGGGACATGCCCCTTGAGCACTCTGAATACTTTGGTACTCTAAATAAGAACTTTCTGATTCTAAGTTCCACCATAAAACAAACGCGTGGTATCTAAGTTGAGTGTGATATTCCTATTATTTATTGCACGCAATACATTACCTCGCTGCCAGAATAATGAAACACCTGTATGTACGAACACTTGTGACATTTGGACGCAACACTTAATATAAGGACCAAGTTTGGTTAGTTTgttgcaaaatgaaacatattgaCTAAATTCAGAGGGCATGTCCCATAGACCCATATGACTATGTTGTATAAAAAGgttattatattatatggtCTTACATTCACGTTTGGAGCAGTTTCTTAAATCTTTACAGAGTTTCAGAAAACTATTTGATCTATATGATACTGAAGAACTTGCCTTAAAGGTTAAGAAATCAAAGgtttcacaaatattttcagtTCAAAAAAATTAGAGTAGTTTTAATGAAATCGAATGGTAAAATAGCATGTAATGGAATACAAGAACTATACAACGAATGATGATCGCCAATTCCAATACATTTTGCGTACCGAGCAGTTTCGGTGGTTTGATGTGTCTTCAGCCgctctgcatggaattcaatatATTCATAAACTATGTAATATCCCACGCTTGTGCCAACAGAGCATCGGTTACATGAGTGTATGTATATTTGACGTGATTATTGCAACAAATCAATGATTAAAACAATGGCCAATTGTATAGATGATCaggaaaatagaaataaataaacataattaatatcatatttacttttatgctatttatttcaaatgtatgaACTCATGATGCATAGTCGATAGACCGAAGAAAGGAATCTACAACGCAAAATCATCTGTTAGAACATTCGGCGCAAATATGTCATTACAGTCGCACGAGTTAAAACATGGTTAAACAGTATTTACATTGCACATATAATATCTTTACATTCACCATAAAAGCTCTACAGAGCTTATGTTTGTACAATACATGTCTTTCCGGCTAAAATCTGTaataaaattgtcttttttaGTACAAGCTGAATGCTAGGTTGTAACCTTTGTCTTCTTTGCGCATTCACCTCCTAGCGTCACCTGGATGTTTTCAATCGTAAAAGTACAGTATAACTTGTCAAAGACACGATTGTTTTAGCATTCACCGGCTTAagattaaaatacaaacttgTACAAACTTTCTCGTAAGGGCTTCAAATAAATCTGCATGTCAATATTAAGAGACTACCACCCCGATCTGAAAATATCCTTTCCTATAGAGAGATAAGCTCACTGGATTAGTAGATATAATCTTCATAAAGAAGTTTTAAACCTGTCATACCCCTTGAAAGGGAAATGTCATCCTTTTGTATATGCAGGGGATTCGattgattaaaatcaaacattttgtaTTCTTATCAAATTGTAGGGGACGTGGTCGTACAATCAAATGTTCacattatgtatttaaataaatatatgttgaaagATTTCTCTGTTAAACGATTTAACCGCTATTTGTTTAAGATGTTTGGTCGACCTTTTTCTCGGTTCTTCAGTTATTCCAAAATGTTATCAGTTCAAACTCGCAACATAAATGatcaaattcacttttatatatataagttcaatatttcaaataaagagGTTGGAACACGCCATTTTCATTCGCGCTTTATATACGTGCATGTCAGAAACCACAGGtcatttttaccaaatgtaTCGATGCAGTATATATTGAAAATTCGACCCAGAAAAGTATAGTTTTTACGAATTAAAAAGTCATGtatattacatttgtttattttttccgaTTCTGTGAAAAAAACGTATGGTTCTGGTTAGCAGTATAGCAGTATTCAGCTATTAATGATGTTCCAGAAGGAAATTGAATGTATGTTAaaggatgcactcttactcccaaataagatgtatctcaatcaatacatttgaataaatgtcgaaaacaaaaaAGGTTTCGTTActaaggataccgtgtttaatttgaaagaaaagtgcagcAAAAAGggttttctaccttatgagatgatagttgatcagtgtaaatcttttaggactcaccagtcattcaatatttgtgcgtttctagttattaaatacacggttacaatattgttatcagtaattaatattttccataaatgcattatttagtacatgcaagtacatgtagttaaagttttgtttgttatacatgtgtatctaTTGGTTTTAAATACGAGTGCCACGTTAATACTGTCAGTTTGAGTTTAGAGACTGAACTCTGGCTTTATACTCTTACGTAAACTTGTGTCCATGACTTAATTCAAGTCTTCCTCATTTCCAAATATACgcataaatattttacagataaaaatCATATGATTGCATTACTTTTAAAGAGagtaatatatcaaacaatacaaaacgttaaaaacaaaaaacaccagcGGAAATAAAATCCTGGAGGCCCTGTCGATCTTGCTGACGCTGTTTGTTAGATCTTCCTCGTGCTTTCTCTTTGATAGTCTTGTGAGGCGCTTCCAAACTTTTGACGCCGCACGTTTCATAGACGCACGAGAgaaatggtgaccgccgccaccactaccaccaccgcCACCCCCGTTAGCGTGTCCGTGACGTGTTTGACGTTGCAGCGCGTGCTGGCGTTTTATACGTGCCGTTCTGGTTGCGGAACGACGACTAAGTAACTGAAAATAATAGATATAGTTTGTCTTACAGCAGCAGTTATTTTATTGTGTGTATTATATGTGTCACACATTTTAATAGTGGAAAAAGGAGGATAgtgaaataagtaaaaataaaagtgaaataaatttgaatataacaatataacgATGAAAAAAAATCGTCGTATTAAATCATTGGCTTGATACTCTTCACTGACAAACTCACTCACTAACTTTCCGATTCTTTTTTTACCGGTGATAAAAGTTGGTTAGCCTACAGTTATAAGTTTTGACAACATTGAAATTATGACACTACACATCCTGATCGACCATTTAATCTGATTGGCCGATTTTCCATACCGGTCGTTCATTATCCTCTTCCTCCTCGTCCTCTGTGGTGTGGCCGGCAGGGGGCGCCAACATGGGCTCCCCGTAGCCGTGCTTGGTGAAGTTGTGCACGGCCGCGAACTGCACCATAGTCGCCAGGACGAACACGAACGCCATGGCGATGTAGATGTCCAGGGCCGTCGTATAGGAGACGCGCGGCAGGTCGCTCCGGCTCTCTAGACCCAGGAATGTCATCGTTAACACCGTCATCGTACCTTTGAAATGagcaatcatcatcatcatcatcatcatcatcatcatcatcatcattataatcatcatcatcatcatcgtcgtcgtcgtcgtcgtcgtcgtcgtcgtcgtcgtcgtgaGTCGTCGTCGTCGACATAATCATAATCCTCATCCTCATCATAatcgtcgtcgttgtcgtcgtcgtcatcgtcgtcgtgggtcgtcgtcgtcgtcataaTCCtcgtcctcctcctcctcatcatgatcatcatcattcaCTAcaaccaccaacaccaacaccaatACTACCACATCCAATCCAAGATCTAAAACTTAAGGAAGCCTTCCCTGCCATCGGGATAAGTGCGTGCGTCCGTTCGTCCGTTCCCCCGTATAACATACCCAGAGCAATCCTGTCGGCGGTGGCCTCCCTATTGATCCAGAAGGCGACCCAGGAGAGGATGACCAGCAGGCAGCAGGGTACGTACACGTTGATAAGAAAGTAGCCAATATGGCGACTTAACCGGAAGTCCACTGATAGAACGGTATGCCAGGCTGAAATAAAAAAGGCAGGGTATTTAAGTTGGTCACTCTTGGCATAAACTAGGAATTTGGatagtttgttgtttttaacgaGCATGCATCATTGAACGTATGCGTTGATCAGGAACTAGCTAAAAGATGGCGGCACATCCAAAAGTCTTCTGTGTGCCAGCCTGGAATGGAAAAGCATTTAAGCGGGCAAGCGGTTCTCGTGGGTTTCTTTGCAAAAATACGAAAATTACTCTGACCAGAAGgcaacacaaaataaacacgtTGATCGACCGAATATGGCAAAGAATTGGCAATTGTACTTTG from Mya arenaria isolate MELC-2E11 chromosome 3, ASM2691426v1 harbors:
- the LOC128229053 gene encoding gamma-aminobutyric acid receptor alpha-like, encoding MALECHLFIVVLVGFSQPCSSHDTQNLTEMELITVALEDMLTNYDKRIRPGYGDEPVEVQININIRSLGPISEMDMAFTMDCYFRQVWTDERLAMKSHTANSNMTEFIQLSIKILERIWYPDTVFYNGMKSYLHTITTPNRFIRIYRSGKILFSQRLTVRAMCKMQLRKYPLDEQNCPLHIGSFAYSTKDVIYIWRHENPVEMPKDMRLSQFDLMETPINYTSVDFFKGAWHTVLSVDFRLSRHIGYFLINVYVPCCLLVILSWVAFWINREATADRIALGTMTVLTMTFLGLESRSDLPRVSYTTALDIYIAMAFVFVLATMVQFAAVHNFTKHGYGEPMLAPPAGHTTEDEEEEDNERPLLSRRSATRTARIKRQHALQRQTRHGHANGGGGGGSGGGGHHFSRASMKRAASKVWKRLTRLSKRKHEEDLTNSVSKIDRASRILFPLVFFVFNVLYCLIYYSL